The following proteins come from a genomic window of Oncorhynchus masou masou isolate Uvic2021 chromosome 25, UVic_Omas_1.1, whole genome shotgun sequence:
- the nkx2.7 gene encoding NK2 transcription factor related 7, which translates to MLPSPVTSTPFSVKDILKMEQQHHPHQGFFYPDQDAQMSLQRMHSALRSLDLLDSQDKSCFSGATQMKCILSSEDIDILRGSCSSAAEEETNGDPGILLDDSMGCDGKNDNTYSGKPKQRLRRKPRVLFSQTQVFELERRFKQQRYLSAPERDHLANILKLTSTQVKIWFQNRRYKCKRQRQDKSLELAGYPPLPRRVAVPVLVRDGKPCMGGPHLAPYNVTIGSYNTLYGYGNNSHGCSYPSMPSIPSATQMSNNHIVDMNLMENVEGPFQQGHFQATLPGIRAW; encoded by the exons ATGCTTCCCAGTCCAGTGACTTCAACGCCATTCTCGGTGAAGGATATTCTAAAGATGGAGCAGCAACATCACCCCCACCAAGGTTTCTTCTATCCAGATCAAGACGCACAGATGTCTCTGCAACGCATGCACAGTGCACTTCGGAGCCTCGATTTACTTGACAGTCAGGATAAATCGTGCTTCTCGGGAGCAACACAGATGAAATGCATCCTGAGTTCGGAGGACATTGACATCCTGAGGGGCAGTTGTAGTTCAGCGGCTGAGGAGGAGACAAATGGGGACCCAG GTATACTTCTTGACGATTCGATGGGTTGTGATGGGAAAAATGACAATACCTATTCAGGCAAGCCAAAGCAAAGATTGCGCAGAAAACCACGCGTGCTATTTTCCCAAACGCAGGTTTTTGAGCTGGAACGGCGCTTCAAACAGCAGCGGTATCTTTCTGCACCAGAGAGGGACCACCTCGCCAATATTCTAAAGCTGACTTCTACTCAAGTCAAAATCTGGTTTCAAAACAGGAGGTACAAGTGCAAGCGGCAAAGACAAGACAAGTCTCTGGAATTGGCTGGATACCCGCCTCTACCACGAAGGGTGGCAGTGCCGGTGTTGGTTCGAGATGGCAAGCCGTGCATGGGAGGACCACATTTAGCGCCATACAACGTGACAATTGGCTCTTACAACACCTTATATGGATATGGTAATAACTCACATGGTTGCAGTTATCCGAGTATGCCATCCATACCAAGTGCCACGCAAATGTCCAACAACCATATAGTTGACATGAACCTCATGGAAAATGTAGAGGGGCCATTCCAACAAGGACACTTCCAGGCAACTTTACCGGGGATAAGAGCGTGGTGA
- the nkx3-1 gene encoding homeobox protein Nkx-3.1 — protein MSETVKPLTSFFIEDILSIKEKTRLNVRCSSSHKSKEGCAQWNNQQHDQVSQSAELCAKHTAFGARKDSIASSSSSTPDAMKSFTSAGKQKRSRAAFSHLQVLELETKFNHQKYLSAPERANLANTLRLTETQIKIWFQNRRYKTKRKQQATEYCKDLFQKSGGLNTEDDLVRTSLLTTLYKTYQFRPYVYDFNRTWRPTLW, from the exons ATGTCGGAGACTGTCAAGCCACTAACTTCATTTTTCATCGAGGACATCTTGTCCATTAAAGAAAAGACACGGCTAAACGTAAGGTGCTCTTCTTCACACAAGTCCAAGGAGGGATGCGCTCAATGGAATAACCAACAGCACGATCAGGTATCACAGTCCGCGGAACTTTGCGCAAAGCACACCGCATTTGGAGCGCGGAAAG ATTCCATTGCCAGCTCTAGTTCCAGCACCCCAGATGCTATGAAAAGTTTTACATCAGCGGGAAAACAGAAACGCTCGCGCGCTGCCTTTTCGCATCTGCAAGTGCTAGAACTGGAGACTAAATTTAACCACCAGAAGTACCTGTCCGCTCCTGAAAGAGCCAATCTTGCTAACACGTTGAGACTGACGGAGACGCAAATTAAAATCTGGTTTCAAAACAGAAGATACAAAACCAAACGCAAGCAGCAAGCTACGGAGTACTGTAAGGATTTATTTCAAAAGTCAGGAGGACTAAATACAGAGGACGATTTAGTCAGAACATCACTTCTCACCACGTTGTACAAAACATATCAATTCCGACCATATGTGTATGACTTTAATCGCACATGGAGACCAACTCTGTGGTGA